Proteins co-encoded in one Haladaptatus sp. ZSTT2 genomic window:
- a CDS encoding ABC transporter ATP-binding protein — translation MNKAILEVEDLEKYYFEQDTFVDRMLGRDPQSVKAVDNISFEVRKGETLGLVGESGCGKSTTSETLLRLREATGGRVKFDGENIFEMDDEQLRAFRRRAQIVFQDPFSSLDPRMTAGEIITEPLVIHDLADREERRAKARDLLDRVGLSADQIDRYPHEFSGGQRQRIGIARALALEPELIVLDEPVSALDVSVQAQVLNLLEDLQEEYGLTYLFVAHDLSVVRHISDRVAVMYLGKIVETGPVDQIFEDPKHPYTEALLQSVPRAKTSEFGRRVDALPGDVPSPRNPPVGCRFHTRCPYAHEACKNSPPADYPAGLDHTAACVRLDDQHAYWDADPLPHTDAYESSDVDAPMQSEDD, via the coding sequence ATGAATAAGGCAATTCTCGAAGTCGAAGACCTGGAGAAATACTACTTCGAACAGGACACGTTCGTAGACCGCATGCTCGGGCGCGACCCCCAGAGCGTGAAGGCGGTCGACAACATCTCCTTCGAGGTTCGCAAAGGCGAAACGCTCGGCCTCGTTGGGGAGTCTGGCTGTGGGAAGTCCACGACCAGCGAAACCCTGCTTCGCCTGCGCGAGGCGACTGGCGGGCGCGTCAAATTCGACGGCGAGAACATCTTCGAGATGGACGACGAGCAACTTCGCGCGTTCCGGCGACGGGCGCAAATCGTCTTCCAAGACCCGTTTTCGAGTCTCGACCCGCGGATGACTGCCGGTGAAATCATCACCGAACCGCTCGTCATCCACGACCTCGCAGACCGCGAAGAACGCCGGGCAAAGGCGCGAGACTTGCTCGACCGCGTCGGCCTCTCTGCTGACCAAATCGACCGCTACCCACACGAGTTCTCCGGTGGCCAGCGCCAGCGCATCGGCATCGCCCGTGCCCTCGCGCTCGAACCCGAACTCATCGTGTTAGACGAACCCGTCTCGGCGCTCGACGTGAGCGTCCAAGCGCAGGTGTTGAATCTGCTCGAAGACCTCCAAGAAGAGTACGGGTTGACGTATCTGTTCGTCGCCCACGACCTCTCGGTGGTGCGCCACATCTCAGACCGCGTTGCGGTGATGTACCTCGGAAAAATCGTCGAAACGGGGCCGGTCGACCAGATCTTCGAAGACCCGAAACATCCCTACACCGAGGCGCTTCTCCAGAGCGTGCCGCGGGCGAAGACGAGCGAGTTCGGCCGGCGCGTGGACGCGCTTCCGGGCGACGTGCCCTCGCCGCGCAACCCGCCGGTCGGCTGTCGGTTCCACACGCGCTGTCCGTACGCGCATGAGGCGTGCAAGAACTCACCACCCGCGGACTATCCGGCCGGGCTTGATCACACCGCAGCGTGTGTCAGACTCGACGACCAGCACGCCTATTGGGATGCAGACCCGCTTCCCCACACTGATGCGTACGAATCGAGCGACGTTGACGCACCGATGCAATCGGAGGACGACTAA
- a CDS encoding ABC transporter permease, whose product MLSPRTRRNLKRELNRNFLAKIGIGIVAFILLMAILAPLIAPYHPGDQSLEDARLPPLGFSTAEEKEVTKMEDGRVVIEDGQVATETQVVYENATLAHPFGTDGNGRDILSRVIYGARTSILVGIFGTSLATLIGVVVGLSAGYYRGLIDDALMRSADIMLAFPSLVLAIALVGVAGQAQLRLPDPLVVTGFAEAFRGLVGLSTNPMPSTIILPGTIIVVVALVNWVWFARVARGEALSLREESYIKAARSMGGKDSYILTRHVLPNAATPILVLATIQVAAIILLESALSFLGFSGANVSWGFDIANGRDYQTTAWWIAAIPGLAIVLTVIGLNLVGDWLRDALDPGIEGEGGV is encoded by the coding sequence ATGCTCTCTCCACGTACGCGCAGAAATCTCAAACGTGAACTGAATCGCAACTTCCTCGCGAAGATTGGCATCGGTATCGTCGCGTTCATCCTCCTGATGGCGATTCTCGCCCCACTTATCGCGCCGTACCACCCGGGCGACCAGTCGTTAGAGGACGCGCGACTGCCTCCGCTTGGCTTCTCCACCGCAGAGGAAAAGGAAGTGACCAAAATGGAAGACGGCCGCGTCGTCATCGAAGATGGCCAGGTCGCAACCGAAACCCAAGTCGTCTACGAGAACGCGACGCTCGCCCATCCCTTTGGCACCGACGGCAACGGCCGCGACATTCTCTCGCGGGTCATTTATGGGGCGCGAACCTCGATTCTCGTCGGGATTTTCGGGACGTCGCTCGCGACGCTCATCGGCGTCGTCGTCGGTCTGTCTGCGGGGTATTACCGCGGACTGATTGACGACGCGCTGATGCGCAGTGCAGACATTATGCTCGCGTTCCCGTCGCTCGTGCTCGCAATCGCCCTCGTGGGCGTTGCAGGGCAAGCCCAACTGAGACTGCCAGACCCCCTCGTCGTGACTGGGTTTGCGGAGGCGTTCCGTGGGCTTGTTGGCCTCTCGACCAACCCGATGCCCTCGACAATTATCTTGCCGGGGACGATTATCGTCGTCGTCGCGCTCGTAAACTGGGTCTGGTTCGCCCGGGTCGCCCGCGGTGAGGCACTCAGCCTGCGCGAGGAGTCCTACATCAAGGCTGCACGGTCGATGGGTGGCAAGGATTCCTACATCCTGACGCGCCATGTGCTCCCGAACGCGGCCACGCCAATTCTCGTCCTTGCGACGATTCAGGTGGCCGCCATCATCCTGCTCGAAAGCGCGCTGTCGTTCCTCGGTTTCTCGGGTGCGAACGTCTCATGGGGCTTCGACATCGCCAACGGACGCGACTACCAGACCACCGCGTGGTGGATTGCCGCGATTCCGGGGCTCGCCATCGTGCTCACCGTCATCGGTCTCAACCTCGTCGGTGACTGGCTCAGAGATGCCCTCGACCCCGGTATCGAAGGGGAGGGTGGCGTATGA
- a CDS encoding ABC transporter permease, with the protein MGLGRFLLKRVLQGVLVIWGVITVVFALRLVSPGDPANVLLPPDVDPATRARVIEDLGLNQPLHIQYLDFLAGVPFGDFGTSLVSNTPVFTRVLARLPATLELAIAATIVAVIIAIPLGVISATRRHQPADYGATIFSLVGISTPNFWLGVMLIILLAVQFNVFPTSRRPVGLSMVFSMLASGQLSAATDGFVNWLSHITLPAITLGTYFTALITRLTRSGMLDQLGKTYVRASRAKGLPESLVRYKHVLRNTLIPVITVIGLQLGTLIGGAVITEQVFNWPGLGTLIIDSISRRDWPVIQGSLIVVGVGFVLVNIVVDTLYAYINPRVGFD; encoded by the coding sequence ATGGGCCTTGGACGTTTTCTCTTAAAGCGGGTGCTACAGGGGGTGTTGGTTATCTGGGGAGTGATTACTGTCGTGTTCGCCCTCCGATTGGTTTCGCCGGGCGACCCGGCGAACGTGTTACTTCCGCCGGACGTCGACCCGGCGACGCGGGCGCGCGTCATCGAGGATTTAGGCCTCAACCAGCCACTACACATCCAGTATCTTGACTTCTTAGCTGGCGTTCCATTCGGTGATTTCGGCACGTCGTTGGTGTCGAACACGCCGGTGTTCACGCGCGTGCTCGCCAGACTGCCAGCCACGCTGGAACTCGCGATTGCGGCGACGATTGTGGCGGTGATTATCGCCATCCCACTCGGCGTTATCAGCGCGACCCGGCGCCACCAGCCAGCAGACTACGGGGCGACGATTTTCTCGCTCGTGGGAATCAGCACACCGAACTTCTGGCTCGGGGTCATGCTCATCATCCTCCTCGCCGTCCAGTTCAACGTCTTCCCGACGAGCCGACGGCCGGTCGGCCTCAGCATGGTGTTTTCGATGCTCGCTTCCGGACAGCTGTCTGCGGCCACTGACGGATTCGTAAACTGGCTCAGCCACATCACGCTCCCAGCGATTACCCTCGGGACGTACTTCACGGCGCTCATCACCCGCCTGACCAGAAGCGGGATGCTCGACCAACTCGGGAAAACCTACGTTCGCGCCTCGCGGGCGAAGGGGCTCCCCGAGTCGCTCGTGCGCTACAAGCACGTGCTCCGTAACACGCTCATCCCGGTCATCACGGTCATTGGTCTCCAGTTGGGGACGCTCATCGGTGGCGCGGTTATCACCGAACAGGTGTTCAACTGGCCCGGGCTTGGGACGCTGATTATCGACTCCATCAGCCGTCGTGACTGGCCGGTGATTCAGGGGTCACTCATCGTCGTGGGCGTTGGGTTCGTCCTCGTAAATATCGTCGTAGACACGCTCTACGCCTACATCAACCCGAGAGTGGGGTTCGACTAA
- a CDS encoding ABC transporter ATP-binding protein: MTASFMRRDVLRVEDLTTRFFTEEGQVNAVEKVSFDVKENEILGIVGESGSGKSVTALSVIDLVDSPGRVTGGHVWFRYPDLAEEFREKNPAAVDGDYVDLRQLPRGVRQSLRGPKFSMIFQDPMSSFNPSLTVGEQIAEAVEVQQRAKANPRRTRSRTQGYGLSNLLLDAVIPTRDYTSEESHARAIDLLEQVGIPDPEERADEYPHQFSGGMLQRAMVAQALAGEPDVLIADEPTTALDVTIQAQILNLLRDIQEDRGMSIVLITHDLGVVARMCDRVGVMYAGEIVERGSLEAVFDDPTHPYTQGLLGSIPDLEDPAPRLQPIEGNVPSLVDQEMEDRCYFADRCPYAMHDCLGRQPMRAVSGDDAHEARCVLTEQSYNEQEALPEGYFEGGGDR, from the coding sequence ATGACGGCGTCGTTCATGCGGCGTGATGTCCTCCGTGTCGAAGACCTCACGACCCGCTTTTTCACCGAGGAAGGGCAGGTAAACGCCGTCGAGAAGGTCTCGTTCGACGTCAAGGAAAACGAGATTCTCGGCATCGTCGGTGAGTCCGGAAGTGGCAAATCCGTGACCGCACTCTCGGTCATCGACCTCGTCGATTCGCCGGGTCGGGTCACGGGTGGCCACGTCTGGTTCCGGTATCCGGACCTCGCAGAGGAGTTCCGCGAGAAGAACCCAGCAGCCGTCGATGGCGACTACGTCGACCTCCGGCAACTGCCGAGAGGCGTCCGCCAGTCGCTTCGCGGCCCGAAGTTCAGCATGATCTTCCAAGACCCGATGAGCAGCTTCAATCCGTCGCTCACCGTGGGCGAGCAGATTGCAGAAGCCGTCGAGGTCCAACAGCGAGCGAAGGCGAACCCGCGCCGAACGCGCTCGCGGACGCAAGGCTATGGGCTCTCGAATCTCCTGCTCGATGCCGTGATTCCAACCCGGGATTACACGAGCGAGGAAAGCCACGCACGAGCCATCGACCTGCTCGAACAGGTCGGGATTCCAGACCCCGAAGAGCGCGCAGATGAGTACCCCCACCAGTTCTCCGGCGGGATGCTCCAGCGGGCGATGGTCGCCCAGGCGCTTGCGGGCGAACCGGACGTGCTGATTGCAGACGAGCCAACCACGGCTCTCGACGTGACGATTCAGGCGCAGATTCTGAATCTGCTGCGCGATATTCAGGAAGACCGTGGCATGAGCATCGTGCTGATTACCCACGACCTCGGCGTCGTGGCACGGATGTGCGACCGCGTCGGCGTCATGTACGCCGGTGAAATCGTCGAGCGAGGGTCGCTCGAAGCCGTGTTCGACGACCCAACGCACCCCTACACGCAGGGGCTCCTCGGGTCGATTCCGGACTTAGAAGACCCAGCTCCACGACTCCAACCCATCGAAGGCAACGTGCCGAGTCTCGTAGACCAGGAGATGGAAGACCGGTGTTACTTCGCAGACCGGTGTCCGTACGCGATGCACGACTGCCTCGGACGCCAGCCGATGCGTGCGGTGTCGGGCGACGACGCCCACGAAGCGCGCTGTGTGCTCACAGAGCAGTCGTACAACGAGCAAGAAGCCCTTCCCGAAGGCTACTTCGAGGGAGGTGGTGACCGATGA
- a CDS encoding DUF7529 family protein produces the protein MTDNEEPADFEHNPSVQAEAPGAVTEYWDTLISDMEATAKQYRDSGWSVVTVNPGQVFPDMELPGFDILVADDEYLEAVKFTEDNTVEESEVYRAEADAVFFLAVLRDASHKKALLVPGYYPHEKGTQLRERIDSSLTLNLNRLQRDVAVSVELHDPEAFFPDSIWGE, from the coding sequence ATGACGGATAACGAGGAGCCGGCTGACTTCGAGCACAATCCGTCTGTGCAGGCGGAAGCACCGGGAGCCGTCACGGAGTACTGGGACACCCTCATCTCGGATATGGAAGCCACCGCAAAGCAGTACCGCGACAGCGGCTGGAGCGTCGTCACGGTGAATCCGGGACAGGTCTTCCCTGATATGGAACTTCCCGGCTTCGACATTCTCGTCGCGGACGACGAGTATCTGGAAGCCGTCAAATTCACCGAAGACAACACGGTCGAAGAGTCGGAGGTGTACCGCGCCGAAGCCGACGCCGTCTTCTTCCTCGCGGTGTTGCGGGATGCCTCACACAAGAAAGCGCTGCTCGTGCCGGGTTACTACCCCCACGAGAAGGGCACGCAGCTGCGCGAGCGCATCGACTCGTCGCTCACGCTCAATTTGAACCGCCTCCAGCGCGATGTGGCGGTTTCGGTCGAGCTACACGACCCGGAAGCCTTCTTCCCCGACTCGATTTGGGGCGAGTAG